A stretch of Nitrospirota bacterium DNA encodes these proteins:
- a CDS encoding HNH endonuclease: MSKRIIDSLDVLRLIRDSYQKDNSQKVTDLRTGAISIIAERGVYDKTVYAHLIGKNVPSKLPAVVFNDLLKNWLQNNSTKLKDWYLLDADRHDKVLIEAFFSQPQVLDTPKASDINDPPETTRIETTIYRVLRDTALSREVKIAQKFKCQLCAKTIQLSDGSFYAEAHHVKPLGRPYNGPDIKDNIICVCPTCHVLLDYKVIRLDQSQIPNVSSAYIDYHNNEICGQK; this comes from the coding sequence ATGAGCAAAAGAATAATAGATTCGCTCGATGTGCTACGACTAATTCGTGATTCTTATCAGAAGGATAATTCGCAAAAGGTAACTGATTTGCGAACCGGAGCAATAAGCATTATTGCTGAAAGAGGCGTTTATGACAAAACAGTCTATGCCCATCTGATCGGTAAAAATGTGCCTTCGAAGTTGCCAGCTGTTGTATTTAATGACTTGCTCAAAAATTGGTTGCAAAATAACTCAACAAAATTAAAAGACTGGTATTTACTTGATGCTGATCGACATGATAAAGTGCTTATTGAAGCTTTTTTTAGTCAACCTCAAGTTTTAGATACTCCCAAAGCCTCAGATATTAATGATCCTCCTGAGACTACTCGAATTGAGACAACAATATATCGAGTTTTACGTGATACAGCTCTTTCACGAGAAGTTAAGATAGCACAAAAATTTAAGTGTCAGCTATGTGCTAAAACTATTCAGTTAAGTGATGGTAGCTTTTATGCTGAGGCTCATCATGTGAAGCCTTTAGGAAGACCATACAATGGACCAGATATAAAAGACAATATTATTTGCGTATGCCCTACTTGTCATGTGCTCTTGGATTACAAAGTAATAAGACTTGATCAATCTCAAATACCCAATGTATCGTCAGCTTATATCGACTACCACAACAATGAAATTTGTGGGCAAAAATAA
- a CDS encoding SEC-C domain-containing protein: MHKVSDFMVTSREVKRSLANYILLYDQIFIPTGNLQILPVLRMLLGENIFDELLKNNIIVLARYDKWFSYVGNGGGLIFFSTKSGDVENKHNLFHSFFSPLDECIETALISTHPKSDAKRKTILTNLLLDKVVPVTNNIKPSTFKNETYRDIQESPYLRNFFSYNSRGRPLYRLRGINKNQVRTFSPHNDEDAKKSPEIAAVLQAAFDNFILGIGSDVCADEITGDEYSLALLKAKGQRVGMPIEGQKAFAQIQDISGVPDIGLAFADKLITAEQLLDLRESKHAEAFRTWLGESKPQESHDEIVRRYVESLGKPSLIESIPAKTLRFAATTGIGSLEPVAGGIASAVDSFLLSKWFPVKSPRLFLKHAKSVIIKSDEQKSPGRPKLSGRDRNRPCSCGSGLKYKKCCGK, encoded by the coding sequence ATGCACAAAGTATCTGATTTCATGGTCACTTCGAGAGAAGTAAAACGGTCTTTAGCTAACTACATACTTCTTTATGATCAAATATTTATACCCACAGGTAACTTACAAATATTGCCAGTTCTCCGTATGTTATTAGGTGAGAATATATTTGACGAACTTTTAAAAAACAACATTATCGTTTTAGCACGTTACGACAAGTGGTTTTCATATGTAGGAAATGGAGGAGGATTGATTTTTTTCTCTACTAAATCGGGCGATGTAGAAAACAAACATAATCTATTTCACTCTTTTTTCTCCCCTTTAGATGAATGCATAGAAACAGCACTAATTAGCACCCACCCAAAATCAGATGCAAAAAGAAAAACAATATTAACTAACTTGTTGCTTGATAAAGTAGTTCCAGTTACAAATAATATAAAACCTTCAACATTCAAAAATGAAACCTATCGTGATATCCAAGAAAGCCCTTACCTTAGAAATTTCTTTTCATACAACAGTCGAGGTCGCCCACTATATAGGTTAAGGGGCATAAATAAAAACCAAGTAAGAACTTTCTCTCCTCATAATGATGAGGATGCGAAAAAGAGTCCTGAAATTGCTGCTGTACTTCAAGCAGCATTTGATAACTTTATCTTAGGAATAGGTTCAGACGTATGCGCTGATGAAATCACAGGTGATGAATACTCGCTCGCATTATTAAAGGCAAAAGGTCAGCGTGTTGGCATGCCTATTGAAGGTCAAAAAGCTTTTGCTCAAATCCAAGATATTTCAGGAGTCCCAGATATTGGTTTAGCTTTCGCTGATAAACTAATTACAGCAGAGCAATTACTTGATTTACGTGAATCAAAACACGCTGAGGCATTTCGTACATGGCTTGGTGAGTCTAAGCCACAAGAATCACATGATGAAATTGTTAGAAGATATGTAGAATCTTTAGGTAAGCCTAGTTTAATCGAGTCTATCCCAGCTAAAACACTTCGATTTGCGGCAACAACAGGTATAGGAAGTCTTGAGCCTGTTGCTGGTGGTATAGCAAGTGCCGTTGATAGTTTTTTGTTAAGTAAGTGGTTTCCAGTTAAGTCACCTAGGCTTTTCCTTAAACACGCTAAATCAGTTATTATTAAAAGTGATGAACAAAAATCACCTGGCCGTCCAAAATTAAGTGGAAGAGACAGAAATAGACCATGTTCGTGTGGTAGCGGTCTCAAATATAAAAAGTGTTGCGGAAAATAA
- a CDS encoding isoprenylcysteine carboxylmethyltransferase family protein — translation MSIGISVILGIYVFSEIKKTYDKKGTYTNKLLSLWFAMWAFHHIPLILASFYGVWPILIDKTFAMAGGLILFVIGAIILPMGMIEFRSLRRSTGQDISKLITTGIYRWSRNPQFVGWFFMLFGISLAGRSGLAFALTGVFAIVIYLYTILLAEPYLESLYGEEYRLFKLRTARWIGIPRNR, via the coding sequence ATGTCAATAGGTATATCGGTGATACTGGGCATATATGTCTTTTCTGAGATAAAGAAGACATATGACAAAAAAGGAACTTATACTAACAAGCTTCTGTCTCTTTGGTTTGCTATGTGGGCCTTCCACCATATTCCATTGATTCTGGCGTCATTCTATGGCGTGTGGCCGATACTGATCGACAAAACATTTGCTATGGCAGGAGGTTTGATTTTATTTGTAATTGGAGCAATCATATTGCCAATGGGAATGATTGAGTTCCGTTCGTTGCGTAGATCCACAGGACAAGATATCTCGAAGCTTATAACCACTGGCATTTATCGGTGGAGCAGGAATCCGCAGTTTGTCGGATGGTTTTTCATGCTTTTTGGAATATCGCTTGCCGGGCGATCTGGGCTTGCATTTGCACTTACAGGCGTATTTGCCATTGTGATTTATCTGTATACTATTCTGTTAGCGGAACCTTACCTTGAGAGTTTGTATGGAGAGGAGTATCGTTTATTCAAATTGAGAACTGCAAGGTGGATTGGGATACCAAGGAATAGATAA
- a CDS encoding NIPSNAP family protein — protein sequence MVTCYLRYVIDPYKVDDFEKYAKMWIPLVNKFGGTHHGYFLPYEGANNIALALFSFPSLSDYEKYRKKIKSNPDCQEAFAHAKKTRCIISFERSFMRPVFK from the coding sequence GTGGTCACTTGTTACTTGCGGTATGTAATTGATCCGTACAAAGTTGATGATTTTGAGAAGTATGCCAAAATGTGGATACCGCTCGTAAATAAGTTTGGGGGGACACATCATGGTTACTTCCTTCCATATGAGGGAGCAAATAATATTGCTTTAGCACTATTCAGTTTTCCAAGCCTATCAGATTACGAAAAATACAGAAAAAAAATAAAAAGTAATCCGGATTGTCAGGAAGCCTTTGCCCATGCTAAAAAAACAAGATGTATAATTAGTTTTGAACGAAGCTTCATGCGTCCTGTTTTCAAGTAG